Proteins encoded together in one Streptomyces umbrinus window:
- a CDS encoding carbohydrate ABC transporter permease, whose protein sequence is MAAVTEPPSRAARLGWRRIMALKGASFTVPFFLGFLLFTVTPLVMALKESLYSEKGSGLGFGEKTVEFVGLDNFVEGFGDGRFWASMLRVGLFAVISIPVIQIASVGLALLLDAASQRVADRFRIPLLIPYMIPGIVATLIWIYLYSPVVGPLTPFFDLFGIDANFYGGELIWVSIGNLMAWSGIGFNMLIVYSALRSVDANVYDAARIDGASEWRIAWSIKVPLVRRSLVLTTVLSIIGTLQIFSDTMLFKSMAPETVTRDFTPIMAIYDWAFQQGNFNYASALSIILALVVGTASALFYRLTNKAPTS, encoded by the coding sequence ATGGCAGCCGTCACCGAACCGCCGTCCCGGGCCGCGCGCCTGGGATGGCGGCGGATCATGGCCCTCAAGGGCGCCTCGTTCACGGTCCCCTTCTTCCTCGGGTTCCTTTTGTTCACCGTGACCCCGCTCGTCATGGCGCTCAAGGAGAGCCTCTACAGCGAGAAGGGCTCCGGGCTCGGATTCGGCGAGAAGACCGTCGAGTTCGTCGGCCTCGACAACTTCGTCGAGGGCTTCGGCGACGGCCGCTTCTGGGCCTCGATGCTCCGCGTCGGCCTCTTCGCGGTGATCAGCATCCCGGTCATCCAGATCGCCAGTGTGGGGCTCGCGCTGCTCCTCGACGCGGCCTCGCAACGCGTCGCCGACCGGTTCCGTATCCCACTGCTGATCCCGTACATGATCCCGGGCATCGTCGCCACCCTGATCTGGATCTACCTCTACAGCCCGGTCGTCGGCCCGCTCACCCCCTTCTTCGACCTCTTCGGCATCGACGCCAACTTCTACGGCGGCGAGCTCATCTGGGTGTCCATCGGCAACCTGATGGCGTGGAGCGGGATCGGCTTCAACATGCTGATCGTGTACTCGGCGCTGCGCTCGGTCGACGCGAACGTGTACGACGCCGCCCGCATCGACGGGGCCTCCGAGTGGCGGATCGCCTGGTCGATCAAGGTGCCGCTGGTCCGCCGCTCCCTGGTCCTCACCACCGTGCTCAGCATCATCGGCACGCTGCAGATCTTCAGCGACACGATGCTCTTCAAGTCCATGGCGCCGGAGACGGTCACCCGCGACTTCACCCCGATCATGGCGATCTACGACTGGGCCTTCCAGCAGGGCAACTTCAACTACGCCTCCGCCCTCTCGATCATCCTCGCCCTGGTCGTCGGCACCGCGTCCGCACTGTTCTACCGACTCACGAACAAGGCGCCCACGTCATGA
- a CDS encoding ABC transporter substrate-binding protein, protein MPQPRVPHRATLSVAALATVLALTATACGGGSDDSSDQSKGPVTLEYWSWSETKNVDPVVAKFNSTHPGIRLKFVKQADNPGTAQNLRNAVAAKKDVPCLVQNFGEVPSLVGEGLLSSVDKELKPYLDRFNPAALPSVQAGGTYYAVPTGFNPTFMMINRSVYDKYGVDVPKTWDDVIAAGKKLKKHGVYVMNLAGEDPSTLVNLVQQAGGTWYEQKGDSWKIDFLSPESLKAADIVQQLVDGGLVANQTYQDRPALISYFDSGKMVSLPTQTWQLQNYELNYKKSLGDWQPIDLPQFSDATEFTTPSYSANNGVLVPKGCEHVKEAVEAAVWMKTDKAGIDSTYQKDTKQYEWPGAVKDVTPWVDSVVTDKLFGTHKSEARGVILKSVEHARSNWTVGPNYTGVFAELQDQWAKIVTKKMTVKQALEHLQEFTVDDLKSKNINVEG, encoded by the coding sequence ATGCCCCAGCCCCGTGTCCCGCACCGCGCGACCCTGTCCGTCGCCGCGCTCGCCACCGTGCTCGCCCTCACCGCGACCGCCTGCGGCGGTGGCTCCGACGACTCCTCGGACCAGTCGAAGGGGCCGGTCACGCTGGAGTACTGGAGCTGGTCGGAGACGAAGAACGTCGACCCCGTGGTGGCCAAGTTCAACAGCACACACCCCGGCATCAGGCTCAAGTTCGTCAAGCAGGCCGACAACCCGGGCACGGCACAGAACCTGCGCAACGCGGTCGCCGCCAAGAAGGACGTCCCCTGCCTGGTGCAGAACTTCGGCGAGGTGCCGAGCCTCGTCGGCGAGGGCCTGCTGAGCAGCGTCGACAAGGAACTCAAGCCGTACCTCGACCGGTTCAACCCGGCCGCCCTGCCCAGCGTCCAGGCCGGCGGCACCTACTACGCCGTCCCGACCGGCTTCAACCCGACCTTCATGATGATCAACCGCTCGGTGTACGACAAGTACGGCGTCGACGTTCCCAAGACCTGGGACGACGTGATCGCCGCGGGCAAGAAGCTCAAGAAGCACGGTGTGTACGTCATGAACCTGGCCGGCGAGGACCCGTCCACCCTGGTCAACCTGGTCCAGCAGGCGGGCGGCACCTGGTACGAGCAGAAGGGCGACAGCTGGAAGATCGACTTCCTGTCACCCGAGTCCCTCAAGGCGGCCGACATAGTCCAGCAACTGGTCGACGGCGGCCTGGTCGCCAACCAGACCTACCAGGACCGGCCCGCCCTGATCAGCTACTTCGATTCCGGGAAGATGGTCTCGCTGCCCACCCAGACCTGGCAGCTGCAGAACTACGAACTGAACTACAAGAAGTCCCTCGGCGACTGGCAGCCCATCGACCTGCCCCAGTTCTCCGACGCCACGGAATTCACCACCCCCTCCTACAGCGCCAACAACGGCGTACTCGTCCCCAAGGGCTGCGAGCACGTCAAGGAGGCCGTCGAGGCGGCGGTGTGGATGAAGACCGACAAGGCAGGCATCGACTCCACCTACCAGAAGGACACCAAGCAGTACGAGTGGCCGGGCGCAGTCAAGGACGTCACGCCCTGGGTCGACTCGGTGGTCACCGACAAGCTCTTCGGTACCCACAAGTCCGAGGCCCGCGGCGTGATCCTCAAGTCCGTCGAGCACGCCAGGAGCAACTGGACGGTCGGCCCCAACTACACCGGTGTCTTCGCCGAGTTGCAGGACCAGTGGGCGAAGATCGTCACCAAGAAGATGACGGTGAAGCAGGCCCTTGAGCACCTCCAGGAGTTCACGGTCGACGACCTGAAGTCCAAGAACATCAACGTCGAGGGCTGA
- a CDS encoding LacI family DNA-binding transcriptional regulator: MAKKTEPVMGNDASTVRDVAARAGVSASTVSRVLGGTYPVAASTRARVLKAMRELDYVVNAHARALGGSTNKTVAFVVDDVTGPFYAHIARGVEEQASAEGRLCMLCTTHGDPQRVLAVVETMREQRADAVIVVGGAWEDKAYQDRMTHFAHALDRVGSRLVLVGRPPLGPGVPATVVEYDNEGGAFAMTTHLLTSGHQRIAYLGRVPGLSTSGQRLSGFRRAHELLGLTPDPKLILDGTFSRSHGYQGARQLLASGADFTAVFAGTDMVAAGALQALREAGVSVPDDVSVVGYDDVPLALDLFPALTTVNVPHEELGRAAVRLALHREELPGSQHLVLGTHIVLRDSTRRPGH; the protein is encoded by the coding sequence GTGGCCAAGAAGACGGAGCCCGTGATGGGCAATGACGCCTCCACGGTCCGGGACGTCGCCGCACGGGCCGGCGTCTCCGCGTCGACCGTCTCCCGGGTCCTGGGCGGCACCTACCCGGTCGCCGCGAGCACCCGCGCCCGGGTGCTCAAGGCGATGCGCGAACTCGACTACGTGGTCAACGCGCACGCCCGCGCGCTCGGCGGCTCCACCAACAAGACGGTGGCGTTCGTCGTCGACGACGTCACCGGCCCCTTCTACGCCCACATCGCACGCGGTGTGGAGGAGCAGGCGTCCGCCGAGGGCAGGCTCTGCATGCTGTGCACCACGCACGGCGATCCGCAGCGCGTCCTCGCCGTCGTCGAGACCATGCGCGAGCAGCGGGCCGACGCCGTGATCGTCGTCGGCGGAGCCTGGGAGGACAAGGCCTACCAGGACCGTATGACGCACTTCGCGCACGCCCTGGACCGGGTGGGTTCGCGGCTCGTGCTCGTCGGCAGGCCGCCGCTCGGCCCGGGGGTGCCCGCCACGGTCGTCGAGTACGACAACGAGGGCGGCGCCTTCGCGATGACCACCCATCTGCTGACCTCGGGCCATCAGCGCATCGCCTACCTCGGCCGGGTGCCGGGCCTGTCCACCAGCGGGCAGCGCCTCAGCGGCTTCCGGCGCGCCCACGAACTGCTCGGACTCACCCCGGACCCGAAGCTGATCCTGGACGGCACGTTCAGCCGCTCGCACGGCTATCAGGGGGCCCGTCAACTCCTCGCGTCCGGCGCCGACTTCACGGCCGTGTTCGCGGGCACCGACATGGTCGCGGCGGGCGCGCTGCAGGCGCTGCGCGAAGCGGGCGTGAGCGTCCCCGACGACGTGTCCGTCGTCGGCTACGACGACGTGCCGCTGGCCCTGGACCTCTTCCCGGCGCTCACCACCGTCAACGTCCCGCACGAGGAACTGGGCCGCGCGGCCGTCCGGCTGGCCCTGCACCGCGAGGAACTCCCCGGCAGCCAGCACCTGGTGCTCGGCACCCACATCGTCCTGCGGGACTCGACACGGCGACCCGGGCACTGA
- a CDS encoding GH39 family glycosyl hydrolase — translation MTSILAPRADATAPGEPLHHFWSVCTGAGRAAEGLRASWQEQLRQVAEGCGFRYVRFHGLFHDDMFVYRLGEDGQAVLNFQYVDDLFDRILDAGVRPFVELGFSPGDLAREKATIFWWGAHGSPPTDLVAWASLVSATVRHWVARYGIDEVRQWYFEVWNEPNLAPFFRGTRAEYYDLYAATAHALKAIDPDLRVGGPATSNFVPDARFDGDTEDRSGHVTVTADNLDALEWRPVWLEHFLDHCSRERLPVDFVSCHPYPTDWALDDHGQGAHYTRGADATRRDLATVRDIVGKSPFPDAEIHLTEWSSTPSSRDHTHDHPQAATFVVRANLESIGLVDSLAYWTFTDVFEEMGAGDTAFHGGFGLLNQQGIPKPTYHAYRFLHALGDELLVHEPGTVVTREAASGRITALTYHYPAEMPLAVPLSTPDRTVAERTLALGTPVLYTLSLTGLSARAAFTVEILEPGSAAGGDTLAAWRERGAPEPLSREDIAALRRAAPRTETVRADAAGELTYERQLAPWSVVLVRQDDGGPTSAYENPATP, via the coding sequence ATGACCTCGATCCTGGCCCCGCGGGCCGACGCCACCGCCCCGGGCGAGCCCCTGCACCACTTCTGGTCCGTGTGCACCGGCGCGGGCCGCGCCGCCGAAGGCCTGCGCGCCTCCTGGCAGGAGCAGTTGCGCCAGGTCGCGGAAGGCTGCGGCTTCCGATACGTACGCTTCCACGGCCTCTTCCACGACGACATGTTCGTGTACCGGCTCGGCGAGGACGGACAGGCGGTCCTCAACTTCCAGTACGTGGACGACCTGTTCGACCGGATCCTCGACGCGGGCGTCCGCCCCTTCGTCGAACTCGGCTTCAGCCCAGGGGACTTGGCCCGCGAGAAGGCCACAATCTTCTGGTGGGGCGCCCACGGCTCCCCGCCCACCGACCTGGTGGCCTGGGCGAGCCTGGTCTCCGCGACCGTCCGCCACTGGGTCGCCCGGTACGGGATCGACGAGGTCCGCCAGTGGTACTTCGAGGTGTGGAACGAGCCGAACCTCGCCCCGTTCTTCCGCGGCACCCGAGCCGAGTACTACGACCTGTACGCGGCAACGGCCCACGCCCTCAAGGCAATTGACCCCGACCTGCGCGTCGGCGGCCCGGCCACCAGCAACTTCGTGCCGGACGCCCGCTTCGACGGTGACACCGAGGACAGGAGCGGCCACGTCACGGTCACCGCCGACAACCTCGACGCCCTGGAGTGGCGGCCCGTCTGGCTGGAGCACTTCCTCGACCACTGCTCCCGCGAGCGGCTGCCCGTCGACTTCGTCTCCTGCCACCCGTACCCCACGGACTGGGCGCTCGACGACCACGGCCAGGGCGCCCACTACACACGCGGCGCCGACGCCACCCGCAGGGACCTCGCGACGGTCCGGGACATCGTCGGCAAGAGCCCGTTCCCGGACGCCGAGATCCACCTCACCGAGTGGAGCTCGACCCCCTCCTCCCGCGACCACACCCACGACCACCCGCAGGCTGCGACCTTCGTCGTCCGGGCCAACCTGGAGTCGATCGGCCTCGTCGACTCACTCGCGTACTGGACGTTCACGGACGTCTTCGAGGAGATGGGCGCCGGGGACACCGCCTTCCACGGCGGCTTCGGACTCCTCAACCAGCAGGGCATACCCAAGCCGACGTACCACGCCTACCGGTTCCTGCACGCGCTCGGCGACGAACTCCTCGTGCACGAGCCGGGCACGGTCGTCACCAGGGAGGCGGCCTCCGGCCGGATCACCGCCCTCACCTACCACTACCCGGCCGAGATGCCGCTCGCCGTGCCCCTCTCGACACCGGACCGCACGGTCGCCGAGCGGACACTGGCCCTGGGCACCCCCGTCCTGTACACCCTGAGCCTCACCGGACTGTCGGCCCGCGCCGCCTTCACCGTGGAGATCCTGGAGCCCGGCAGCGCGGCCGGCGGAGACACCCTCGCCGCCTGGCGCGAGCGCGGAGCACCCGAACCGCTCTCCCGCGAGGACATCGCCGCCCTGCGACGGGCGGCCCCGCGCACGGAGACCGTACGGGCCGACGCGGCGGGCGAGCTGACGTACGAACGGCAGCTCGCGCCCTGGTCGGTGGTGCTCGTACGGCAGGACGACGGGGGCCCGACCAGCGCGTACGAGAACCCGGCCACCCCATAG
- a CDS encoding hydroxyacid dehydrogenase: MRPRPAALFAMTAENVPHIFPPDVLARLGNAVEIDPTLTAENFTDPRVRDALADTEILITGWGCPHIDEAVLTAAPRLRAILHAAGSVKGLTSPAVWERGITVSSAAGANALPVAEYTLAMILLAGKDLFAQRDRLRAQRAFPYGEIMPGIGNFGRRVGVVGASRIGRRLIELLRPFDLRVTLADPYVDATEAAALGVPLLPLDDLLATSDIVTVHAPQTPETLHLIGRRELALMREGSVLVNTARGALLDHDALVEELRANRLSAILDVTDPEPLPVDSPLFDLPNAFITPHLAGSQGNEVARLGLAVTEEAERLLSGRELAHAIDHAVLERTA; encoded by the coding sequence TTGCGCCCACGCCCCGCCGCGCTCTTCGCCATGACAGCCGAGAACGTGCCCCACATCTTCCCTCCGGACGTACTGGCCCGCCTGGGCAACGCGGTAGAAATCGATCCCACTCTCACGGCCGAGAACTTCACCGACCCCCGAGTACGGGACGCACTCGCCGACACGGAGATCCTGATCACCGGCTGGGGCTGCCCCCACATCGACGAGGCGGTCCTGACCGCCGCCCCCAGGCTGCGGGCGATCCTCCACGCGGCCGGCTCCGTCAAGGGACTCACCTCGCCCGCCGTCTGGGAACGCGGCATCACCGTCTCCTCCGCGGCCGGCGCCAACGCCCTCCCCGTGGCGGAGTACACGCTCGCCATGATCCTCCTGGCGGGCAAGGACCTCTTCGCCCAGCGCGACCGCCTCCGCGCCCAACGCGCCTTCCCCTACGGGGAGATCATGCCGGGCATCGGCAACTTCGGCCGCCGCGTGGGCGTCGTCGGCGCCTCCCGGATCGGCCGCCGCCTCATCGAACTGCTGCGCCCCTTCGACCTGCGGGTCACCCTCGCCGACCCCTACGTCGACGCGACGGAGGCCGCCGCCCTCGGCGTACCCCTGCTGCCGCTCGACGACCTGCTGGCCACCAGCGACATCGTCACCGTCCACGCCCCGCAGACCCCCGAGACCCTCCACCTCATCGGCCGCCGCGAACTCGCCCTGATGCGAGAGGGATCCGTGCTCGTCAACACGGCCCGCGGCGCCCTCCTCGACCACGACGCCCTCGTCGAGGAGCTGCGCGCGAACCGGCTCAGTGCGATCCTCGACGTCACCGATCCGGAACCGCTGCCCGTCGACTCGCCGCTCTTCGACCTGCCGAACGCGTTCATCACCCCGCATCTCGCCGGCTCGCAGGGCAACGAGGTGGCCCGGCTCGGTCTCGCCGTCACGGAGGAGGCCGAACGCCTGCTGTCCGGACGGGAGTTGGCCCACGCGATCGACCACGCCGTACTGGAGCGCACCGCATGA
- a CDS encoding FAD-binding protein has translation MAEALTNWAGNITYSVKELQRPRSLDALRALVSRAGRVRVLGSGHSFNEIADPGSEGALLSLTGLPPSVEVDAAARTVRVAGGVRYAELARAVHERGFALPNMASLPHISVAGSVATGTHGSGNANGSLAAPVREVELVLADGSALTIGRGDPRFSGAVTSLGALGVVTALTLDLEPDFEVAQHVFGRLPLTELDFETVSASAYSVSLFTDWRRSGFVQAWVKRRTDVPWDGFPWAEPATEAMHPVPGMPAGNCTQQFGVPGPWHERLPHFRPEFTPSSGAELQSEYLLPRPHATGALRALDAIRERIAPVLQVCEVRTVAADRQWLSPAYGRDTVAFHFTWVENTAAVLPVVRRVEEALTPFDPRPHWGKVFTMAAPVVRGRYPQLAEFRNLAAELDPTGTFRNAFVGEVLGG, from the coding sequence ATGGCAGAGGCTCTGACCAACTGGGCGGGGAACATCACGTACTCCGTCAAGGAGCTGCAGCGGCCGCGGTCGCTCGACGCGTTGCGGGCGCTCGTCTCGCGTGCCGGTCGCGTGCGGGTTCTCGGCAGCGGGCACTCGTTCAACGAGATCGCCGACCCGGGCAGTGAGGGTGCGCTCCTCTCGCTGACGGGGCTGCCGCCGTCGGTCGAGGTGGACGCCGCGGCCCGTACGGTCAGAGTGGCGGGCGGGGTTCGGTACGCGGAGCTGGCCCGGGCGGTGCACGAACGGGGGTTCGCGCTGCCCAACATGGCCTCGTTGCCGCACATCTCGGTGGCGGGTTCGGTGGCGACCGGCACGCACGGCTCGGGGAACGCAAACGGCTCGCTGGCCGCGCCCGTACGGGAGGTCGAGCTGGTCCTCGCCGACGGATCGGCCCTGACGATCGGCCGGGGTGACCCCCGCTTCAGCGGGGCCGTGACCTCGCTGGGCGCACTCGGTGTCGTCACCGCGCTCACGCTCGACCTGGAGCCCGACTTCGAGGTCGCCCAGCATGTGTTCGGCCGGCTGCCGCTCACGGAACTGGACTTCGAGACGGTGTCGGCGTCGGCGTACAGCGTGAGTCTGTTCACCGACTGGCGGCGGTCGGGCTTCGTCCAGGCGTGGGTCAAGCGGCGTACGGATGTTCCGTGGGACGGGTTTCCGTGGGCCGAGCCGGCCACCGAGGCGATGCACCCGGTGCCGGGGATGCCGGCCGGGAACTGCACCCAGCAGTTCGGGGTGCCCGGGCCCTGGCACGAGCGACTGCCGCATTTCCGGCCCGAGTTCACGCCGAGCAGCGGCGCGGAGCTCCAGTCGGAGTACCTGCTGCCGCGCCCGCACGCCACGGGTGCCCTGCGTGCGCTCGACGCGATCCGGGAGAGGATCGCGCCGGTGCTGCAGGTCTGCGAGGTGCGTACGGTCGCGGCCGACCGGCAGTGGCTGAGTCCGGCGTACGGGCGGGACACGGTGGCCTTCCACTTCACGTGGGTCGAGAACACGGCGGCCGTGCTGCCCGTGGTGCGGCGGGTTGAGGAGGCGCTGACGCCGTTCGATCCGCGGCCGCACTGGGGCAAGGTGTTCACGATGGCGGCACCGGTGGTGCGCGGACGCTATCCGCAGCTGGCGGAGTTCAGGAACCTGGCCGCGGAGCTGGACCCGACGGGGACGTTCCGCAACGCGTTCGTCGGTGAGGTGCTGGGCGGGTGA